In a genomic window of Phragmites australis chromosome 14, lpPhrAust1.1, whole genome shotgun sequence:
- the LOC133890294 gene encoding uncharacterized protein LOC133890294, protein MKSLIETKSIVQIAYDLRDPATGEWPSAMDVWRAIYQKADGTWSIQNGEEILNNLHAVAEIDQEKIPAAPVPLVEPFALVLGRKKKPNSHGVGVAAVNQGAQERYRLHAQAETARQHADNAQQHAAALERQVQRLTQANMQLPDELESQREELASQRRTFEA, encoded by the exons ATGAAGTCACTCATTGAAACGAAGTCTATAGTTCAAATAGCATATGATCTG AGAGACCCGGCGACAGGAGAGTGGCCTAGTGCTATGGATGTCTGGAGGGCAATCTACCAAAAGGCCGATGGAACATGGTCTATTCAGAATGGTGAAGAAATACTG AACAATCTTCATGCGGTAGCTGAAATAGATCAAGAAAAGATCCCGGCTGCTCCGGTGCCATTAGTTGAGCCCTTTGCATTAGTACTTGGtaggaaaaaaaaacccaactCACATGGTGTTGGTGTAGCTGCAGTAAACCAAGGAGCTCAAGAAAGGTACAGACTTCATGCCCAAGCTGAGACTGCTCGGCAGCATGCTGATAATGCACAACAACATGCTGCTGCTTTGGAACGACAAGTCCAAAGGCTGACTCAAGCAAATATGCAATTACCTGATGAGCTGGAGTCTCAACGTGAGGAGCTGGCCTCTCAAAGGAGGACTTTTGAAGCATAG